One Betta splendens chromosome 8, fBetSpl5.4, whole genome shotgun sequence DNA segment encodes these proteins:
- the nudt1 gene encoding oxidized purine nucleoside triphosphate hydrolase: MMRSKLLTLVLVVQPNRVLLGMKKRGFGAGKWNGFGGKVQPGETIECAAKRELYEESGLTADTMEKVGNIKFEFVGETELLDVHIYRADTYNGEPTESDEMRPQWFERDQIPFSQMWADDILWFPLLLQKKKFVGYFKFQGHEVILSHKLEEVMEL, from the exons ATGATGCGCTCGAAGCTGCTgacgctggttctggtggtccAGCCGAACAGGGTGCTCCTGGGCATGAAGAAGCGCGGATTCGGGGCTGGGAAGTGGAACGGGTTTGGGGGCAAAGTTCAACCCGGAGAGACTATTGAATGTGCTGCAAAAAG agaaTTGTATGAAGAAAGTGGTCTCACAGCGGACACTATGGAGAAGGTTGGAAATATCAAATTTGAATTTGTCGGTGAGACAGAGCTGCTCGACGTCCATATCTACAGAGCTGACACTTACAATGGAGAACCAACAGAATCAGACG AAATGAGGCCTCAGTGGTTCGAGCGTGACCAGATCCCTTTCAGTCAGATGTGGGCTGACGACATCCTCTGGTTCCCTTTGTTGCTCCAGAAGAAGAAATTTGTTGGATACTTTAAGTTTCAGGGTCACGAAGTCATTCTCAGCCATAAactggaggaggtgatggagctgTGA
- the snx8a gene encoding sorting nexin-8a isoform X1, which yields MTVRTMAGGINEGVVPPFLGSVPAYYREVYEAVRCRTDERVQVEVFQRLLQRSDLSKALLVQIAEHVDCTDGFLSKLSLYKALALIALAQQGKQPSPKLLENCIQELPKPQLGEPKDLSALRMQPAEDDPLTLSQTLDHLIARDLVQVELIPEKKGLFLKHVEYQVTSQRYKMSVYRRYSDFDVFHEVLLQRFAYRMVPALPPKRMLKGVLTSISEREFIEGRRRGLDRFINLVARHPFFSEDELVKTFLTFSGSDVQTKLRDTYKKTGDEFMTNRVATLAKEYLPADIQAQFSTSRELIRSIHCSFNKLRDRAEKMAERSKENATDLLLFGRELSALGSDPTSLPPLASSQSTWGTLRQSLKSLSVEFAVLSDKAAQQGRREEDDVVEKLSLFLDLLQSYRDLCERHEKGVLHEHHRALHKYGVMKRQMMSATAQPREQASVEQLESRIVQQENAIQTMELRNYFSLFCLHQETQLIFAYLPITSHILGSFVNSQVQGHREMGQVWNELQPKLGCLFSGNNGLKPFI from the exons ATGACGGTCCGCACCATGGCAGGAGGGATCAATGAAG GTGTTGTTCCTCCTTTTTTAGGCTCGGTTCCTGCCTATTACAGAGAAGTGTATGAAGCCGTCCGCTGTAGGACAGATGAACGGGTCCAGGTTGAAGTCTTCCAGCGACTGCTCCAACGGTCGGACCTCTCCAAGGCGCTTTTAGTCCAG ATTGCCGAGCATGTTGACTGCACCGACGGATTCCTGAGCAAGTTGTCCCTGTATAAAGCGCTTGCCTTGATTGCACTTGCTCAGCAGGGGAAGCAGCCAAGCCCCAAGCTCCTGGAGAACTGCATACAAG AGTTACCAAAACCTCAGCTCGGGGAGCCGAAGGACCTGAGCGCTCTGAGGATGCAGCCGGCTGAGGACGACCCTCTGACACTGTCACAGACGCTGGATCATCTTATTGCCAGAGACCTGGTGCAGGTGGAGCTCATCCCCGAGAAGAAGGGCCTGTTCCTGAAGCATGTGGAGTACCAGGTCACCAGCCAG CGTTACAAAATGTCAGTTTACAGACGTTACAGCGATTTCGACGTCTTCCACGAGGTTTTGCTGCAGAGGTTCGCCTACAGAATGGTGCCAGCACTGCCGCCTAAAAGGATGTTGAAAGGAG TCCTGACCTCCATCTCTGAGCGGGAGTTTATTGAGGGGAGGAGACGAGGCCTGGACAGGTTTATTAACTTGGTGGCGCGACACCCCTTCTTCTCGGAGGATGAGCTGGTGAAGACCTTCCTCACCTTCAGTGGCTCT GACGTTCAGACTAAGCTGCGTGACACTTACAAGAAAACAGGTGACGAGTTCATGACCAACAGAGTTGCAACCCTGGCTAAG GAATATCTCCCTGCTGACATCCAGGCTCAGTTCTCAACGAGCAGGGAGCTGATCAGAAGCATCCACTGCAGCTTCAACAAACTGCGCGACCGAGCTGAGAAGATGGCGGAGCGCTCCAAGGAGAACGCCACGGACCTCCTCCTGTTCGGCAGAGAGCTCAG CGCTCTGGGCTCGGACCCCACGTCTCTCCCCCCCTTGGCCTCCTCCCAGAGCACCTGGGGGACCCTGCGCCAGTCCCTCAAGAGCCTGTCGGTGGAGTTCGCGGTGCTGTCTGACAAAGCGGCCCAGCAg GGAAGACGAGAAGAGGATGATGTCGTGGAGAAGCTGAGTCTGTTCCTGGATTTGCTGCAGTCGTACAGA GACCTTTGCGAGCGTCACGAGAAGGGCGTGCTGCACGAGCACCACCGGGCGCTGCACAAGTACGGCGTGAtgaagaggcagatgatgaGCGCCACCGCTCAGCCCAGAGAGCAGGCGTccgtggagcagctggagtccAGGATCGTTCAG CAAGAAAACGCCATTCAGACCATGGAGCTGCGTAACTACTTCTCCCTGTTCTGCCTCCATCAAGAGACGCAGCTTATCTTCGCCTACCTCCCCATCACGTCCCACATTCTTGGCTCTTTCGTCAActcccaggtccaaggccaccGAGAG atGGGACAGGTGTGGAATGAACTCCAGCCAAAGCTCGGGTGTCTCTTCAGTGGTAATAACGGACTCAAGCCCTTCATCTGA
- the mrm2 gene encoding rRNA methyltransferase 2, mitochondrial, translating into MLSSRFQIRSIHSSACLTKTLKGKTPAEQRWLARQLKDPYVKASREQNFRCRSAFKLLEIDDRFGLLQPGHSVVDCGAAPGAWSQVAVQRVNAAGNDPESPRGTVVGIDLLHVPPLDGAHFLCSHDVTDPATHAKLLELLPNNQTHVILSDMAPNASGLRHMDHERLITMCLSLIDLAEKILQPGGSLLCKYWDGVRVHELQQRLSSVFSSVRTLKPNASRKDSSERYFLARMYRKPVKWR; encoded by the exons ATGTTGTCCTCCCGTTTTCAGATCAGGTCCATTCACTCCTCCGCGTGTTTAACGAAGACGCTAAAGGGTAAAACTCCAGCGGAGCAGCGCTGGTTGGCGCGGCAGCTCAAAGACCCGTATGTCAAAGCGTCGCGCGAGCAGAACTTTCGGTGCCGAAGCGCGTTCAAGCTGCTGGAGATAGATGACAGGTTCGGGCTCTTACAGCCGGGACACAGCGTGGTGGACTGCGGGGCTgcgcctggagcctggagccaggTGGCGGTGCAGCGGGTCAACGCAGCCGGAAATG ACCCAGAATCTCCACGCGGAACTGTGGTGGGCATCGACTTGCTGCACGTTCCACCTCTGGACGGAGCCCACTTCCTGTGCAGCCACGATGTCACCGACCCCGCCACGCACgccaagctgctggagctgctccccAACAACCAGACCCACGTCATCCTGAGCGACATGGCCCCCAACGCCAGCGGCCTCCGACACATGGACCACGAGAGGCTCATCACCATGTGCTTGTCTTTGATAGACTTGGCTGAGAAGATTTTGCAGCCGGGAGGTTCGCTACTGTGCAAATACTGGGACGGAGTCCGCGTTCATGAACTCCAGCAGAGGCTCTCGAGTGTGTTCAGCAGTGTTCGCACTCTGAAGCCCAACGCCAGCAGAAAAGATTCGTCGGAGAGATATTTCCTCGCTAGGATGTACAGAAAGCCAGTGAAGTGGCGGTGA
- the snx8a gene encoding sorting nexin-8a isoform X2 → MTVRTMAGGINEGSVPAYYREVYEAVRCRTDERVQVEVFQRLLQRSDLSKALLVQIAEHVDCTDGFLSKLSLYKALALIALAQQGKQPSPKLLENCIQELPKPQLGEPKDLSALRMQPAEDDPLTLSQTLDHLIARDLVQVELIPEKKGLFLKHVEYQVTSQRYKMSVYRRYSDFDVFHEVLLQRFAYRMVPALPPKRMLKGVLTSISEREFIEGRRRGLDRFINLVARHPFFSEDELVKTFLTFSGSDVQTKLRDTYKKTGDEFMTNRVATLAKEYLPADIQAQFSTSRELIRSIHCSFNKLRDRAEKMAERSKENATDLLLFGRELSALGSDPTSLPPLASSQSTWGTLRQSLKSLSVEFAVLSDKAAQQGRREEDDVVEKLSLFLDLLQSYRDLCERHEKGVLHEHHRALHKYGVMKRQMMSATAQPREQASVEQLESRIVQQENAIQTMELRNYFSLFCLHQETQLIFAYLPITSHILGSFVNSQVQGHREMGQVWNELQPKLGCLFSGNNGLKPFI, encoded by the exons ATGACGGTCCGCACCATGGCAGGAGGGATCAATGAAG GCTCGGTTCCTGCCTATTACAGAGAAGTGTATGAAGCCGTCCGCTGTAGGACAGATGAACGGGTCCAGGTTGAAGTCTTCCAGCGACTGCTCCAACGGTCGGACCTCTCCAAGGCGCTTTTAGTCCAG ATTGCCGAGCATGTTGACTGCACCGACGGATTCCTGAGCAAGTTGTCCCTGTATAAAGCGCTTGCCTTGATTGCACTTGCTCAGCAGGGGAAGCAGCCAAGCCCCAAGCTCCTGGAGAACTGCATACAAG AGTTACCAAAACCTCAGCTCGGGGAGCCGAAGGACCTGAGCGCTCTGAGGATGCAGCCGGCTGAGGACGACCCTCTGACACTGTCACAGACGCTGGATCATCTTATTGCCAGAGACCTGGTGCAGGTGGAGCTCATCCCCGAGAAGAAGGGCCTGTTCCTGAAGCATGTGGAGTACCAGGTCACCAGCCAG CGTTACAAAATGTCAGTTTACAGACGTTACAGCGATTTCGACGTCTTCCACGAGGTTTTGCTGCAGAGGTTCGCCTACAGAATGGTGCCAGCACTGCCGCCTAAAAGGATGTTGAAAGGAG TCCTGACCTCCATCTCTGAGCGGGAGTTTATTGAGGGGAGGAGACGAGGCCTGGACAGGTTTATTAACTTGGTGGCGCGACACCCCTTCTTCTCGGAGGATGAGCTGGTGAAGACCTTCCTCACCTTCAGTGGCTCT GACGTTCAGACTAAGCTGCGTGACACTTACAAGAAAACAGGTGACGAGTTCATGACCAACAGAGTTGCAACCCTGGCTAAG GAATATCTCCCTGCTGACATCCAGGCTCAGTTCTCAACGAGCAGGGAGCTGATCAGAAGCATCCACTGCAGCTTCAACAAACTGCGCGACCGAGCTGAGAAGATGGCGGAGCGCTCCAAGGAGAACGCCACGGACCTCCTCCTGTTCGGCAGAGAGCTCAG CGCTCTGGGCTCGGACCCCACGTCTCTCCCCCCCTTGGCCTCCTCCCAGAGCACCTGGGGGACCCTGCGCCAGTCCCTCAAGAGCCTGTCGGTGGAGTTCGCGGTGCTGTCTGACAAAGCGGCCCAGCAg GGAAGACGAGAAGAGGATGATGTCGTGGAGAAGCTGAGTCTGTTCCTGGATTTGCTGCAGTCGTACAGA GACCTTTGCGAGCGTCACGAGAAGGGCGTGCTGCACGAGCACCACCGGGCGCTGCACAAGTACGGCGTGAtgaagaggcagatgatgaGCGCCACCGCTCAGCCCAGAGAGCAGGCGTccgtggagcagctggagtccAGGATCGTTCAG CAAGAAAACGCCATTCAGACCATGGAGCTGCGTAACTACTTCTCCCTGTTCTGCCTCCATCAAGAGACGCAGCTTATCTTCGCCTACCTCCCCATCACGTCCCACATTCTTGGCTCTTTCGTCAActcccaggtccaaggccaccGAGAG atGGGACAGGTGTGGAATGAACTCCAGCCAAAGCTCGGGTGTCTCTTCAGTGGTAATAACGGACTCAAGCCCTTCATCTGA